The window TGGATCTCCGGAATGGTATCCGGATCAGGTTCGAAGGGAACTCGCCCCCCGTCACTAGTCCCCATAGGGgcttttcccccatgtgtccggcgactGAGGAATCATCTTGGGGCGCCACCCTGATGATCTTCGGAAGCCCCCCNNNNNNNNNNNNNNNNNNNNNNNNNNNNNNNNNNNNNNNNNNNNNNNNNNNNNNNNNNNNNNNNNNNNNNNNNNNNNNNNNNNNNNNNNNNNNNNNNNNNNNNNNNNNNNNNNNNNNNNNNNNNNNNNNNGTCGTCACCCTTGGGAGAGACGGAATGAGCaggtggcggagacatgctagccatctcctttgagtctagcgacCCCTCTGTCGAGGATCGTGGGGAGCCATCGCGTGGTGGACTGCAATAACAAGGTTTAAGGTATATCAATATTACGAACCGGGAAGGCCATGCGTTTTCGGATTCTGGTACTTAcgaggcggcccgaggcttggtccggtGAGGTTGCTCCGGACTGCTATCAACATCCCACACGGAGTTATCAGCGAGGGAGCCTCTAACCCTCTTAGGCGCTTTCGCCTCTGGATCTACGGGTGCTGCTCTCCTTTTCCTCCCCACTTCAGGTGGGGAGTcgctttcctcttcctcttcgtcatcgtcAGTGGACGAAGAGGAAATCTCGAATTGGGACATCACGTCTGGAGCACCTTTTTGGCGTGggcccttcttggcccctttgaccgctttcttggccatcttctctggcacctcataaggtgctggAAAAAGCATTTTCGTCAATAATGGGAATTCTTGGTCTTCGGACAGCGGAGCCAGACAATTAATCCCCTTCGCTATCTTGATCTAGGCCTGAAAACACGGGTAGGAAAGCTTAGGATTTTTCTCAAAATATGCTAGTAAAGGGTATGCCTTGAAAACATTAAAAGAGCTTACCGGGTTAGCCTGGCGTTTTAAGCTAGGCCCGCGAtcttcggtcgtgggcggtggcATCTCGCcgaccttgaagagcactttccagatttcttcgtgtgtcgtgccgaagagctatagtagcgtctggtgcttggccggatcgtactCGCACAtatagcaagtccggcgttggcacggaaggacccgacgaatgagcatgacctggaccacgttgacaagcttgatcctcCTATCTATCCTACTTtggacgcacgtctggagcccagtcagctcgTCTGAGGGACCCCAGGTTAAGcccctctcttgccaggaggtCAGCCGCATcaggattccggatcggaattcgggggccgctacccagttggcatcacacggctcggtgatatagaaccaccccgattgccaccctttcaccatCTTTGCAaatgagccttcgggccatgtaacattgggcatcttgcccaccatggcgcctccgcactctgcttgttgaccgctcaccaccttcggcttcacattgaaggtattCAGTCATAGGCCAAAATGaggcgggatgcggagaaaggcctcgcacacgacaatgaatgccatgatgttgaggatgaagttgggggctaggtcatggaagtctagctcgtagtaaaacatcagtccacggacgaaggggtgaagagggaagcccagcccacggacgaaatgtgtgaggaacacaaccctctcgtggggctctggagtagggacgatctgtcctttGGCTGGGAGTCGGtgagcgatctccttggccagatatccggcctcctGGAGTGCCTTGATATCcctcttcttgacggaggaggccatccacttgcccccagctccggatccggacatctttggagtgCTTTCTCGGACGAGGGAAAAGCtaaaagcttgggcgctggagctcagggaCGGAAGGATTGAGGAGGAGCAGGGGTGTGGATAGagaaagggaatccttatccccttataaaggccatgaatatcaagcgtctccccactcgccttaaactcgtctattcccaagggccgtgcaaacggcacggttgggtcgcccacgcccgtattgatgagaatcccgtaataaggggacacgatctctgcttcgtcaagacgtgccaatggcaaccgcgtctcgaaacgtggagcggcagacgaaaaacggttcgaaattatgaccggatagACGTGAGGTCATCAGCATATTAGACTCATGTAAAAATatatatattctctctgcggttatgtatggtgtgtgtgacaggtccaGATACTATCATCGCATttgaagactatcttgaagttcggatagaagggaacccgccttgcaatgccgaagacaatctactcgccggactcctcgtcattgaagccaggttcaggggctactgagggagtcctggactaaggggtcctcgagcgtctggcctgttatccatgggccggactgatgggctatgaagacacgaaggccgaagactgtagctgtgtccagattggactctccttggcgtggaaggcaagcttggtaaccgattacgaagattccttcttatgtaaccgacgctATGTAAACCCTGGACCCCCCCtcccccgtgtctatataaaccggaggggttagtccgaaaaggatatattcattaccatagtcatacaggttagacttctagggtttagccattacgatctcgtggtagatcaactcttgtaacactcatattcatcaagatcaatcaagcaggacttagggtattacctccatagagtgggcccgaacctgggtaaacatcgtgtcccccgtctcctgttaccattgatcctagacgcacagttagggaccccctacctgagatccgccggtttggacaccgacaccaGCACCGACATCATGCACATGCGCTGGTATGGGCATGGATCCTAACACCACAGGGTTGTAACAAGACACATGTTGATGTTACGGTATGCAAGAACAGCAAGTTGGGCCGATCAGCGTTGTGTGTCGTGACGGACAAGGGGCTTATCTAGGCTCCTCAATGATGGTCTTTCATGGACCGATGAATCCAACTACACTAGAAGCCCTGGCATGCCAAGCTTTGGTGAAAGACTTGATGATTGAACATCTAAGAGTGGCCTCAGATTGCAGTATGGTAATGAAGGATATTAACATAGGCACCCTTGGGATCATAACACCAGCTATAAAGGAGATTAATGAGACATCTGGGGAGTTTTAGTCTTGCTCCTTTGTCTATGAAGGCCGCCTGTCAAATATGGAGGTACATCACTTAGCTAGACATGCTTTACACCTAGATGAAGGACGCCACATGTGGCTTTTACATCCCTTCGATAGTTCTATCATTCATGTAAACCTTTCAATTGAGCAATAAAGTCAAGCATGTTTCCCCTAAAAAAAGTCAGTAGCGCAggtctttttaatgtattttttcttcaaaaaattgAGGTATGACTATTGTCTTTTCAATTTATTTAGAAAATTAGATACTTTCGGTCCTTCCCTCAGGCTGCCATCTTGGTGATGAGAAGTGTCGCCGTTGTAGCTATTTCTTTTCGAATGTAGACGACCATGTAATGTCAAAGAGAAAATCATCACTCGGATTGTTTTGAAGACATGTCTTCACTAGTTTTATAGCTGAAAAGGCTCGCTCATTGGTTATTGTTGAGACTAGAGGAGTAATAATAATCAACCATAATAGTCTATCAACCATTGAATAGTCCTAACTTCACCAGTTTTGAACAAGCCAATAGTCAAACTAGATGATACCTCATGCATTGTTGCGGGAATTTGTTGCTATATATTTCAATAAGATTTAATTGTGTGGAATGGGCCTCGGACATGAACCAAAATTGGAAATACATACAACTTATTATGTTTGATTATGTATATAGAtgtaaaatatttattgaatataagtagaaTAATAGAATGAAAAATAATTTCCGATGCATGGTTGCGTGTGGTGGTGGGTCTTTTCTCATGCATGGTTGCATGTCGAGGTGGGCCTTATCCCGTCACTCTCTTGAATATATAGGATAAGAAGGTGAATGCAAGCATTTTAGATCTCGATGTGAGTGAACTTCCAATATGAAATAGAGAAGTTGAGACTTTAGCAGAGCCACGTCTTAGTGAGAAAATCGGCGGATAAAACTTCTCTACTGGATTGCATATATTTGACACACCAAATGTATCATGACAAGAATCTCGGGATACAAAAAATCTCAAAAGCTCAATGCATTGAATGTCAAACCGTTCATTTAGCTCAATCAATTGCTAATCTATAGCAACGTTGAATGCATCTGTTTTATAGTGGTGTGGTGTTGTGCTGTTGTCGTGCTAGTTTCGAGACTTAGTCATATCAACGTACCCACAAATTGCAACATATATTGGAGTAAAATAATTGTCATAATTAACGTTCCAATCTGATTATAGGAAAAGAGACATACTCAGAACTAAGATTATGGATATCAATATCACGTTTTAGGAAAAAGATTTAATCTTCTCTAGTTCACCAAGTAGCAACTTTGTGTTTCAAACACAATCTAATGTGTTTAAACTGTCCAAAGACTTCCTTTGGAGCATTTGACACAAGGCATCTGTGATCTCCATAATTTTCTCCATGAGGTGCAGAATGAATACAAAATCAAAAGAGATATTCATGTTTAAGGAGCCCACTTCGTCTCCACGAGAATATCAGTGTGACTGAATGCTCATTTGCTATACTCCCTAGAAATGCAATCGTAGCACGAAACACCTTCCTCAAGTTATTAATTGACTTGAAATGAGAACTCCATCTTGTGTGCCCAGACCTCTGTAATGAGCCTATTTAATTTGCCCCTTTCCCTGTATCAAGCTCACCCAATTCAACATCGCATGCAATTTCAGCTGATTTGCTAGCAACTCATCATTCTGTTTGGACAACGCACTAGCAACACTTATGATGAAATTTGCATGCTGAAAATCTTTAGGGACAATTCCATTCTTTccctaatttgcgcccactctcaTCTTTGCCTCTAAAAATATCATGTGTTCAATTTTGCCTCTCTTCTGTCTAGTGCGCTTATGAAAATACTCCTCTCTATGTTGTTTTCGTCCAAGCAAAGGAGTTTGACTGTCTCTGAAACTTTTCTTTTTTGAGAGTACGCAAATTGCGTACCATATTTTTTTTGTCTCCGAAACGTTATTTGGATATTTTTACCCCTCGCCGCCTATGTCACTTACATGTGGGTCAGGAGAAATACTTTTGTTACTCACTCGATCGTTCGCATGGCACCAGAAATGGCACGTTGACTCCCCTCTTAGTGTCATTTTATCTAATTTAGTGTATCCGTAGCTTTTTTTTGTTTCAATCTGTAGCAATTTATTGAATAAGGCCGGAGAATCACAATTCAGGAACCATGACCTGAGATTACGATTTCATTGCAATTCGATTAATTTCCATATTGATCCACAGCGCTCAACCATCCAACTAATCAATCTTATAGTTACACGGGGGCTTAATTTCACTTGCACTATCTCATCACATGCAAACACATGCAGTTGACAGAACAAGCATTTGaacgaagaaaaagaaaaggaagcaaGGAAGAAGAGACTAGATCCTGATGACAAGTCAAAGAAGCCTACTAGTCGGCTCACCTTGTCTGGTCATCCATCGGAAAGAAATTCAGAAGAGCCAATGGGACACCTTCTTGGGAATGACACGCTCTTCGATGGTGTTCAGGCTCGGCTTCCACCCCCGGCACGACAGCTCCCGGCTCAAGAACTCCGGCCGGTGCTCCTCGAACccgtccgccgtcgccgccgcctcctccctcctctccatttctgccacagccgccgccgccgcctcgttctTTGCCGACCTATCGGCGTCGTCGGCTTCCCGGCTCTTCCTGGACGAGAGCTTCCTCCGCAGCCCGCCCGGCATTGACCTGGAGCGCGCCAGCGACCGCGACGCCGTGAGCACGCGCCgcgcctccttggcggacaccttgccGCGGGTGGCCGGCAGCAGGACGTAGACGCCGCCCGCGCCCAGCACGTGGTCGGCCGGCAGCGGCGCGACCTTGCTGGCCCCGCCGGCTGCGGCGCCCTTCCGCTGCTGCAGCAGGCGCGCGTCGACGACGAAGTGGCGCGGGTGGTCCATCATGAGCTCCGCCACGGACACGGGCTCgctgagcgcccgcacgctcccgtCCGCCATCACCACCTTCCCTCCGCtcgcgcccgccgccgcgcccgccgagaTCAGGTTCCCCATGCCGCTCTCGCTATGCACACACGATATCTGCCTGCTCGATCGGCAATGGGTTAAGCTCTGCTAATGGCGCGGTGGGAGGAGGGATGGTTGGGACGGAGGGTGGTATTAAAACGGTGGGGTGGGATGGGAGCGAATGCTTCCTGGTAAACTTTGAGGTCGGTCATAGGTTATAAAAAAGTGTGGAGGGGGTTTAGGTTGGCCGGGcaagcagagaagaagaagccaagAAATGGCGGGTTGGGTTTGAAACCGAGCTGCTCCTCTCCCCCGTCCCCGTGAAAGTGAGGTCGTTGGCGCGTTGACTCGTACTTGACGCGCTGCACCGTCACGCCCGCTTCGACTTGTTTTTCTCCGTGCCGTGCGACGTACCGTTCTCTTGTGAACGCACTCAACTTTGGGACAAAATCGTCGCAGGAGTACTACACAACCTAACAATAAATTCTTTGGAACGTTCCTGACGATCATGAAGATTTTGGacaatgatgtaattctttttgaagattctGGAGAACGGGAATTGGCTGGCTGCAGCGTGTGTACGCGAGGCTTCCAAGCGTAAGTATCAGGGAAAGGGTTTATGGTACTAGGAGAAAAGAGAGGGGGGGAAAACTACAGTAGAAAGAAATAGAGTCGAGAATGGGTGATTTGGTTGGCGACTACCGGTGTGGTGTGTGGTGTGTGGTGATGATCGAGTTGGGTCGGGCTGGATAGATGTATGTATGCGTACTTTTTGTCTCAGCTCCGACCGAAGGCGACGTGCGACCATTTCGCGCTCCGCCCGGCCGGCCGCTGCGTGCTCCTCCATTACTCGTGAGATCGGTAGCTAGCTTGGAACAGAATCCAAGTCTCCGTTATAGCACTACTACTGTTGTTGCACAGCATTAGTTGGCCGGCTAGCTAGTAGCCCTAGAATAATCACAAGCGCGTCTTCCTGCCCGCGTCTGATGAACCGGGGCCTCTCCCCTGCTTGTTGGTTTGGGTTTCGCATTGCATTGTTCATAATGTAAAATAAGGACGAGTAGCAAACTAATACGTGTACGTATATAGCTGTGCTGAGCTTGATGGGCTGTCTCCTGTGCGTATGCGATTTGGTTAAATGCACCTACCAAGTTGACGAGATCATGATCGTCCTGCACGTTGAAGATTTTCAGACCAGAAGCATTGTGTCCGGAGACATGGGTGCTAGCTTAGCTAATTCCATCTCTAGTAGTAGAGTAACATCATGAACGAAGACTGAAGATAAAGAAACGAAGACAGAAAGATGTTGAGGTCAACCAATTAATGCTGGGAAATACTGGACAGGGAGAATATGGACTTCTACGGACAGAGTTTGGCAGAGTGCTGGCCCTACCGTGATGGAGGCCTGGGTACTTAGCATCTAGTAGTGACACTCATAATTGCCATGCTTCTACTTCCAAGCACCATTGCTGCAAAGCACAGTCTATGCCAACCTTGCTTTATGTACAGTGATCCTTACTCTTGACGCTCAAGTTCTAACAATAGTCTttgagtagtactagtagtactattaGCAACACCAAGGAAACACATGGAAACGGTGTGCATAGCCCCTGTCTTGTCCACACCGAAGCCACTGGACCGTATGCTTTGCTTGAGAGGAACTTGCTTGTCCATTCCTCAATGATCATGTtgcctagctagttattaattaatACAACGGTTCGTGTTGGTTATTTTGCTTACTTTTTGTGATGGAGCAGTAATATCAATGGTGTAGTTGCTAGTACTTGCCAGCACGAGTCATAGGTCACAGACAATCTGCGAATCAAACTACGGTTGGATGGTTAGAAAGATAAATGGTATCCCAGTATTAGGGTTCAAATCCTAGACTAATACATGTGTttgcatttttctgaatttatttcaggccttTCGGTGATGTGCGTCCTTATATGAGTAGGGTGTACGTACGTACGTTAATAAAGTGAGTGTATATGTGCATGTATGAACATCTATGTACTGTGTTGAAAAAAAGAAGTCACAACCAATCTACCCGTCACAACAAATGAATAAACTGCATGCATTACTTACGAGGACAGTGCTTAATTATTAGAACAGCCAATCTACTCCTAGGAGATTTTAGCAGAAATACCAGCTAGAGGATTCTTTCTGGGTGCAGAACGGAAAGGGGACACTGTGATAGTAGCACTCT is drawn from Triticum dicoccoides isolate Atlit2015 ecotype Zavitan chromosome 4A, WEW_v2.0, whole genome shotgun sequence and contains these coding sequences:
- the LOC119288795 gene encoding uncharacterized protein LOC119288795, whose protein sequence is MGNLISAGAAAGASGGKVVMADGSVRALSEPVSVAELMMDHPRHFVVDARLLQQRKGAAAGGASKVAPLPADHVLGAGGVYVLLPATRGKVSAKEARRVLTASRSLARSRSMPGGLRRKLSSRKSREADDADRSAKNEAAAAAVAEMERREEAAATADGFEEHRPEFLSRELSCRGWKPSLNTIEERVIPKKVSHWLF